DNA sequence from the bacterium genome:
CCTGGTCATCCCGCTGATACGGCTCGAGCTCAAGGGCGGTTTTTCGCAGCCGGGGCTTTACCGTTTCAATCCCAACATCTCTTTCTGGGAGATGATGAAAGAAGTAGGCGGCCTGCATACCCTCTCTTCGTTTGAGGATATGTACATCATGCGCAAGGGCGAACCGCTCTATCGCGGCTTCGGCGATGCCTTTTATCGCGGCCAGTCGTTGTACGAGCTGGGACTCCAGTCCGGCGACGAGATCGTCGCTCCGCGTGTCAATCGCATTTCCTTTGATACCATCATCCGGTATCTGCAGTTTGGCATGGCGATGCTGACCTTTTACCTGACCCTGATGAATTATAATAAAACCAACACCAATCTTTGACCGGATATGGACGACCTGGATCTTTTACAAGGCGGAGCTGAGCCACAAAGCCCCGCCATGGATTTTGGCAAGTTTTTCAAGGGCTTCTGGAAACGGAAGTGGCTGATTGTAGTTCTGGCCGCTGCCGGAGCTGCCTGGTTTTACTGGGACTCCAAGAACGAGGTGCCGATCTACAGCACCTTCGCCACCATCAAAACCCGCAGCTTCGACACCGAGTCCGAGAGCATCCTCAGCTGGAGCCGTCAGGCCGAGCTGCGCAGCCGCAGTTTTGCCGAGCGCGTTGCAGCGCGGATGGGCCTGGCTCTGCAGATGGGGAGCAAATCGGGTCCCCAGGGTGAGGTTTTCAGCGAGTTTCATACCACCACCAGCCCTGTTCCCGGAAAGTACAAGATCCAAGTGGATTCGACCGGCACCTTTTCCATCTTTCTGGTGGAATACCCCCGCGAGACCCTGCTCGACAGCCTGAGTGTCTGGGATGTCCTGTCGCGGCCGGATACCTGTAACGGCTTTATTTTTCGTCTCAACCCGCGCTTCGTCGAAAAGCCGCAGTTCGTTACTTTCCGGATCCGGCCTTTCGAGAAGGCGGTCGCGGAGCTGAACAGTATGGTCACCGCCGAGGTGAGCAAAAACGGCAATCTGATGAAACTGACGATAAAGGGGCCCGACCGTGAGAATCTGGATGACCAGCTCAACCAGATTGCGGACATCTACGTGCAGGAGACCCTGCGGTTGCGCGACCGGGATGCCAATTCCTACCGCAAACGGCTTGAGGGCAGTCTTGAGATTGCGGCCGCCAAGGTGCGCGAAGCGGATGCCAACTTGCGCGCCTTTTACGCCAAGTATCCCCTCTCCCTGGATGCGGCCAAGAAGACCATTCAGGATGAGATGCAGCTCAACAGCTACACCTTGCGGGAAATTCCGCAACAACGTGAGCAACTGACGCAGTTGCTGCAAAAGCTGGGCGAGCCGGTGGTCGGCTCGGATCCGGAACAATACCGCCGTCTCATCGTCCGCCAGCTCGCCAACTTTTCCGCGATGCGCGAGGAACCGGCTCTGGCCCTGCTGCGCGATCAGCTCGAGTCCCAGGAAAAACAGCTCGCCGATCTTTCACGGGATTATTCGGACGATTACGCGCCCCTGGTCAATCTCCGCAAGAGCATCCGCGAGACTCAGGACAATATTATCGCCTTCGCCTCGAACTATCGTAACACTCTGGTGCAGAAGGAGACCGAGACCCGCACCAAAATGGATGCGATCCAGGCGCAACAGCGGATGCTGCCCGATGACGAATACCGGCTGATGGAGCTGGAGCGCAACAAGCGCATCAGCGAGGATCACTATACGACGCTGTATACTAAGCTGCAAAAAATCGAAATCGCCGATGGCGGAGAAGGCGAGGATATCGCCATCCTCGACCGGGCTATCCAGCCGACCGTACCGATCAATCCCAGCAAGTCGACCAAGATCTTCATTGGCGGCGCTTTGGGGCTTGCTCTTGGTCTGGCGTTGTCGCTGGGCATCGATCTGGCCGACCGGCACATCCGGACGCCGGGCGACGTCGAGAGGCATCTCGGTCTCAAGGTGCTCGGGGCGATTCCCAATGTCGATTTCAAGGACATCCCCGAATACCACGATCATGAAAAGGCCAAGCAGATCGACCGTCAGCTGGTGACCCACGACTATTCGCCGACACCGATCGGCGAGGCCTACCGGGCGCTCCGCACCCAGCTCATCTTTTCGCGCAACCACGAGCGGCCGCACTCGATCGTGATCACCAGCGTCGCCCCGGAAGAGGGCAAATCCTTCACCGCCTCGAATCTGGCGATCATTTTCGCCCAGCAGCGCACCAACACCCTGCTGGTGGACGCCGATCTCCGCCGAGGGGTGCTGCATAATACCTTCCAAATGCGCCGTGAGCCGGGGCTGGCCAATTATCTCAGCACCAGCGTCACCCTCACCTCGATCGTGCAGCAGACCCATATCCCCAACCTCTCCTTCATCAGTTGCGGCGCGCTCATGCCCAACCCCTCGGAGCTGCTCGGCTCGCCGCTCATGCGCCGTTTTCTCGATGAGGCCAGCCGCAAGTTCGATATCGTCCTGTTCGACACGCCGCCCCTCGATGCAGCCACCGACGCCGTGGTCCTCGGCACCCAGGTCAATGCGGTGGTGCTGGTGGTGCGGGCGGGCAAGACCAAGATCAGCAAGGCAAAGGAGAAAATGGAGATCTTTCATACGGTGCCGGCCAAACTGGTCGGCGCTGTGCTCAACAGCTCGGACACCCAATTGGTGCAGAATTACAGTTATTATCATTACTAACCGACGGATTTCCGCGACTCATGCATCTCCTCCTGACCGGCGGCGCCGGATTCATCGGCTCCCATCTCACCCGCAAACTGCTCGATGAGGGCCATGCGGTCGACTGCCTGGACAATTTTAACGACTATTACGATCCGGCCCTGAAGCGGGCCAACGTCCAGCCTTATCTCAGCCATCCCGCCTACCGCCTGATTGCGGGCGATATCACCGACTGGCCGACGGTCGAGGCGCTCTTTGCGGAGCGCCGCTACGACCAGGTGGTCCATCTTGCCGCCCGGGCCGGTGTCCGCCCCTCGATCCAGGAACCCTTGCTTTACGAGCAGGTCAACGTTCAGGGCACCCTACATCTGCTCGAGGCATGCCGTCTCCATGGCGTCGGCCGGATGGTCCTGGCCTCCTCTTCCTCGGTTTACGGGAATAACCGTAAGGTCCCCTTCGCCGAGAGCGATCCGGTCGATAATCCCATCTCGCCCTACGCCGCGACCAAAAAAGCCTGCGAATTAATGGCCTATACCTGGCACCATCTTTACGGCCTTTCGGTGAGCTGCATGCGGTTTTTCACGGTCTACGGCCCGCGGATGCGTCCGGACATGGCGATTCACAAGTTCGCCCGGCTCATCATGGCGGGCCGGCCCGTTCCGGTGTACGGCGATGGGACTTCCCGGCGCGATTACACCTTTATCGGCGACATCGTCCAGGGCCTTTACGCCGCCGTGGAGCGCTGCGACGGCTATCATCTTTACAATCTGGGGGAATCCAATACCGTTGAACTGCTGCATCTCATCCGGCTGATCGAAGCAGCCTTGGGGCACAAGGCGCAGCTGGCGTTTCATCCCGAGCAGCCCGGGGATGTGGCGGTCACCTTTGCCGACATCCGCCTGGCGCGCACGGAGCTGGATTACCGACCGGCGACGCCGATCGAGGAGGGGATCATCGCCTTCGCTGAATGGTTCAAGAGCTATTACAAATAATGCATCCATTGCCCGGCCCGGGCCGGCCGCCTGAAAGCGCGTCGGCTGTGATCTTAACTATCGAATCGTATGGTATCAGAAAAGGAAAGATTCCTGGGGAATGTGATGCGGGTGGCGGATCTGGTCACCCTGCTGTTGACATTTCCACTGGCGTATTTTGTCGATGAATACATCCGCACCGTGGCCGAGCTGCACGTCAAGGCTTATGCGGTCTCACCGACCTTCTCGGGCTTTCTCTATTTCGCTTCCAATTACTGGAAGATGATCTTTGGCTTTCCAATCATCTGGACTGCGATTTTTTCACTTTATGGCCTCTACCGCAACTACCGCACCCGTTCGTTCCGCAAATTCACCTGGCTCCTTTTTGTCTCGACCATCTGGGCGACCGTCGCTTCAGGCAGCCTGATCTTCCTCCTCAAACTTGAGTTGGCAAGTCGGCTCTACTTTTCGGTCTTTGTCATTCTCGCCTTCGCCCTCTTGCTCGGACAGCGTAAATTGCTGCTGCTCTTCTTGGATCGGGTCCACAGCCGCGGCTATAATCGTGAAAATCTCCTCATCGTCGGCACCGGCCGACGGGCGCGCGATTTTATCCGCGCCATCAAACTTCATTCCAATTGGGGCCTGCACATCGTCGGACTGATCGATGACGAACACGGCATGTACGGCAAGGAAGTGGACGGTTATCGCGTCATCGGCCGGATTCAGGACATCCCCTTCATCGTCAAGCGGGTGGTGATCGACCGGGTGATCTTTGTCGTGCCGCGGCTCTGGTTGCACCGCATCGAGGAGGCCATCCTCTCCTGTGAGGAACTCGGCATCTCGACCTCGATCGCCCTCGACCTGTTCAACATCCACATCGCCCGGACGCGTCAGACGGATTTCAACGGCTTCCCGCTGCTTGAATTCGAGACCTTTCATGCCAAGGAGTGGCAGCTCTTTATCAAACGGATCATGGATCTGGCGATCGCCTCGGTCTCTCTGGCCATCTTTTCTCCGGTGCTGCTACTGGTCGCGGTGCTGATCAAGCTGACCTCGAAGGGGCCGGTGCTCTTCAAGCAGACGCGCATCGGCCTCAATGGCCGCAAATTCACGCTCTACAAGTTCCGGTCCATGGTGGAGGATGCGGAGGCGCGCAAAAAGGATCTGCTGCAGCAGAACGAGATGGACGGGCCGGTCTTCAAAATCAAGCGCGATCCGCGCATCACCACCATCGGCTGGATCATCCGCAAGACCAGCATCGACGAGCTGCCGCAGCTCTTCAATGTCCTCATGGGCGATATGAGCGTAGTCGGACCGCGTCCGCCCCTGATCTGCGAGGTCGAGGATTACAAAGTCTGGCAGCGGCGCCGCCTCAGCCTCAAGCCGGGCATCACTTGTATCTGGCAGGTGAGCGGCCGCAACAAGATCGGTTTCGATAAATGGATGAAAATGGACCTCGAATATATCGACACCTGGTCGCTCTGGCTGGATGTCAAGATCCTCTTCAAAACCTTCTTCGTTGTGCTGACCGGTTACGGCGCTGAATAACAGGAAAGTCCGGATGACCACCTATACCCTTCCCCCTGTCCCGAGAAAGCTGCGCATTCTAATGATCGCGCCGCAGCCCTGGTTCCAGCCGCGCGGCACCCCCTTCAGCGTTCTGCACCGCATCAAGGCCTTGACCCTGCTCGGCCATGAAGTCGACCTGGTCACTTATCCCATCGGCACGGATGTGGTGATGCCGGGGCTGCAGATCCATCGCGCCGCAGGGGTGCCCGGCATCCATCAGGTGAAGATCGGCCCCTCGAAGGCCAAGATTCTGCTCGATGCGGTGCTCTGGTGGCGTGCACGGCAGCTGGCTGCCCGCGGCGGCTATAATCTGCTTCACACCCATGAGGAGGCGGGCTTTTTTGGGGTCTGGCTGGCGCGCCGCCATGGCCTGCCGCACCTCTATGATATGCACTCCTCCTTGCCGCAGCAGCTCCACAACTTCCGCTACTCGCAATCGCGATTGCTGGTGGGGGCCTTCGAGCGGCTTGAGGCGTGCACGATAAACCAGGCTGCCGCGGTGATCACCATCTGTCCGGAGCTGCAGCGTTATGTGGAGGAGAAATTCCCGGACAAGACCAGCCTGCTGATCGAAAATGTGGGGGACAACGCCATGGTCTTTCCGCCTGCGCCGGGGGATGCCGCCCGGCTGCGCGCGCAGTACGGCCTGGGCGAGGCCCGGATTATCCTTTACTATGGCACTCTTGAGGCCTATCAGGGCATCCCCCTGCTGATCGAAAGCGCAGCGCGTCTGCTGGCAGAAGGTGTGCCGGGCGCAGCAACGGCGAATCCGCCCGGCGAAGGCAGCGGGATCAAGTTCCTGCTCGTCGGCGGCAGCCCAGAGCAGGTGGAGGCCAGCCGGGCGCTGGCGCGCCAGCACGGTGTGGCGGATCATTTTGTCTTCACCGGATTCGTCCAGCCGCAGCAGATCCCAGGTTTTATCGAGATCGCCGAGGTGCTGGTCTCGCCGCGGCTCAGCGGCACCAACTCGCCCCTCAAGATCTACTCCTATCTGCGTTCGGGGCGGGTGATCGTGGCCACGCGTCATATCACCCATACCCAGATCCTCAACGACGAGGTCGCGATTCTGACCGATGTCACCCCCGAGGGCTTTGCCGCCGGCATTCGTCAGGCGCTTACGGAGGGTGACGCGGCGGCGCGGCGGATCACCGCAGCGGCCGCACTCGCGGAAAAGGACTACAGCTACAGCGAATATCTGCGCCGTGTGCAGTGGATCGTCTCCACGGCAGCGGGAGTTTGAGGGCCCATGTGCGGGATCTGCGGCATTATCAACCGGGATCGCGAACGCGCGGTTGCGAAGGCTGATCTCCAGGCCATGTGCGACGCCATCATCCACCGCGGCCCCGATGAAGAGGGTCAGTATCTCGCTGGCCCGGCCGGGCTCGGTATGCGCCGCCTGGCGATCATCGACCTGGCCTCCGGGCAGCAGCCGATCTTTAACGAAGAGCGCACCGCGGCCATCATCCTCAATGGCGAGATCTATAATCATCTCGACCTCCGCCGCGAGCTGGAAGGCCGCGGTCACCGCTTCCACACTCAGGCCGACACGGAGGCTATTCTCCATGCCTGGGAGGAGTGGGGTGAAGCCTGTCCGTCCTATCTCAACGGCATGTTCGCCTTTGCCATCTGGGACGAGAAGCACCAACGCCTCTTTATTGCCCGCGACCGCATCGGCAAGAAACCCCTCTATTATTACCATGATGAACGGCGTCTGGTCTTCGCCTCCGAGATCAAGGCCATCCTCACCCTGCCGGACATCCCGCGCGTGATCGATCCCCGCGCCCTGGATGCCTATCTGACCTTTGAGTATATCCCCGCGCCTATGAGCATTTTCAAGGGGATCCACAAATTGCCCCAGGCCCACTGGCTTACCCTCGATGACCATGGGCTGCGCATCCAGCGCTACTGGCGTCTGCAGTACCAGGCCGTCACCCGCTCTGAGGCCGAAGCCGCCGAGGCATTCCGCGACCTGCTGCGCGATGCGACCCGTATCCGCCTGATGAGTGAGGTGCCCCTCGGCGCCTTTCTCAGCGGCGGACTCGATTCGAGCGCGGTCGTGGCGATGATGAGTCAGACCTCCAGCAACGGGGTCAAGACCTACTCCATCGGCTTTGACAACGCCAGCTACAACGAGCTGCCCTGGGCCCGCCAGGTGGCACGCTATTTCGGCACCGAGCATCACGAGGAGATTCTCACCCCTGATGCAGTGGGATTGACCGAGCGGATTGTGCACCAACTCGACGAGCCGCTCGGCGATTTTTCGGTTTTTCCAACCTGGATGGTCTCGGAGATGGCCCGCCGCCATGTCACTGTGGCCCTCTCCGGCGATGGCGGTGACGAGCTGCTCGGCGGCTATGAGACCTATATCGCCGAGCAACTGGCCCGGCGCTATCAGCGCCTGCCGCGCTGGCTGCGCCGCGGTGTGATCGAACCCGCCGTCGCGCTGCTGCCGCCGACTGAAAAGAAAAAGGGCTTCTTCAACAAATCACGGCGCTTCATCGAGGGCTGCCGGCTACCGGCCGATCTTCAGCACGTACGCTGGATGATCTTCCTCCAGGAAGCCGAGAAAGGCCTGCTCTACCATCCCGCTCTGCGCGAGCAGCTGTCCGGACGCGATCCGTACGGTTTCATCCGCCTGGCTTTTGCCGAAAGCGGGGCGGAGGCACCGCTGGATCAGCAGGAGTATGTCGATATCGTCACCTATCTGGTCGATGACATCATGGTCAAGGTCGACCGGATGTCGATGGCCGTATCGCTCGAGACCCGGGCGCCCTTCCTCGATTACCGCATGGTCGAGTTCTGCGCGACTCTGCCGCCGAACCTGCGCCTTAACGGCAAGCGCAGCAAGTATATTCTCAAGCAGGCCTTCCGGGGGATCTTGCCGGAGGAGATCCTCAACCGCCGCAAGGAGGGATTCAGTATCCCGATCAAGCGCTGGATGAAAGAGGAACTCCGGCCGATGATGCTCGATTATCTCTCGCCAGCCGCTCTGGACCGGTCCGGCTGTTTCGAGCCGGCTTATGTGCAGCGGTTGATCCGCGAGCATCTCGAGGGAACCGAGAACCACAGTCACCGCCTCTGGGCACTGCTGATGTTTCAGATGTGGTACGCCCGCTACATACGGCCCTGAGGGCAGTAATCCCATACGAACGGAGATTTCATGCAACGCGACCTCAACCAGCTTGTGCAAAGTGAATTCGACTTGCTCATCATCGGCGGGGGCATCCATGGTGCGACAGCGGCGCGCGAGGCGGCTCTGGCCGGCCTCTCGGTGGCGCTGATCGAGGCGAAGGACTTCGCCGCCGGCACCTCGGGCAACAGTTTAAAGATCGTTCACGGCGGGCTGCGCTATCTGCAGCATGCCGATCTCAAACGCATGCGCGAATCGATCGCTGAGCGCCGTACCCTGCTGCGGATCGCCCCGCACCTGGTCCATCCGCTCCCGTGCGTCATGCCGACCTACGGCCATGCGATCAAGGGCCCGGAGGTGATGCGCATCGCCCTGTTGATGAACGATCTGCTCAGCGCCGATCGCAACTGCGGTCTGGACCGGGAGCATCGCCTGCCGATGGGCCGGGTGCTTGCACGCGACAAGCTGCTCGAGCTGGTGCCTTATGTCGACCGGCAGCGTCTGAACGGCGGGGCGGTCTGGTACGACGCCACGATGTACAACTCGGAGCGTCTTGCCCTGGCCTTTGTACGTTCCGCTGTGGACAATGGAGCGGTTGTGGCCAACCATCTGGCCGCTGAGGCTTTTATCCTGGCGGGCGGCCGGGTCGCCGGGGTGCGCGCCCGCGATGCAATGGGCGGCGGCACGGTGGAGATCCGCGCCCGCCAGACTCTGACCTGTGCCGGTCCCTGGATCAACGATCTCTTTGCGCTGCTCGGCGAAAAACGCCCGCCCGCTCAGGCCTTCTCGACCGCCCTCAACCTGGTGGTCAAGCGGCGGCTGAGCGACCAGTTCGCCTTCGGAGTCAACAGCCGCAAGGAGTTCAAGGATGCGGATGCCCTGGTCAAAAAAGGCTCACGGCTGCTCTTCGTCGTGCCCTGGCGGGCGTACACCATGATCGGTACCGACCACCGTCCGTGGCACGGGACGGCTGGCGCGTATCGGGTGAGTGAGGCGGATATCACCGCATTCCTGAAAGATGCCAATGAGGCCATGCCAGGGGCAGAGATCCGCCGCGAGGAGGTCACTTTCTTTTACGGCGGGCTTCTGCCGATGGCGGGGGTCGACGCTGTCAGCGGCGATGTCAGCATCACCAAGCACTTCCGCATCTACGATCACGAGCGGGAACAGGGGATCCCGGGCTTGCTGAGCGTACTCAGCGTCAAGTATACGACGGCGCGCGGGGTGGCCGAAGCCGCGGTGCGGGCGGCCGGACGCAAGCTGGGCAAGCGCCTGGAAAACGCACAGGGCCGCAGACGGCCGGTTTGGGGCGGAGACGTCGGCGATTTCGCCGGATTTCTCGCGACGCAGCAAGCCGAGCGGCCGCAGGGGCTGACGGAAGGGCAACTCGAACAACTGGCGCGCAATTACGGCACCGGCCTCGGCGAGGTGCTCAGGACGGCGGCGGAGATGGAAGCGGGGCTGCGGCCGCTCGCTGGCCAGGAAAAGGTCCTGCGCGCCGAGGTGCTGCATGCCGTGCAGCGGGAGATGGCGCTGACCCTGGCCGATGTCGTGCTGCGTCGCACCGAACTGGGTTCGGCGGAGTATCCCGGCGATGCCGCGGCCGGCGAGGCGGCGGCGATCATGGCGGCGGCGCTGGGATGGGATGCGGCGCGGGTGGCGCGGGAGCTTGCGACGCTCAAGGCGTGCTATCGGCCGGCCTGATCCGGTGCCAGCGCTCTCGCACCCACCCGGCGCCCGGCGCGCCGATTTCGGCCTTTGAAATTACGCAAAAGATGTGTAACATCTCTAGTATTGAGTAAATAATTAATTCTTAACCGATTCGCAATTTGAGGTCTTTATGTCTGATGCCATTGGCTCTTACCTGTGGAAGGGCAGCGACGACAAAACGATTGACGAAGTGCGCCGTTATTGGACGGACAACGTCAACACCACCCAATTCTGGACCGGCGATCCGCGTCAGATCGGCTCGCCTGAGTTTTACGACACTGTCGGCGCCTTCATCCGCAAGAATTACGAACACCGGTACCGGCTGATCGCCCGGGAGGCGGCCAAATATCCCGGCGGCAAGATGCTCGAGATCGGCTGCGGTGCCGGTTGGGAGCTGATCGCCTGGGCTCAGGCGGGGATGCAGGTCACCGGCCTTGATCTTTCCTCGGGCGCCCTGGAACTGGCCAAGGGCAATTTCGAGCACAACCATCTCCAGGCCGAGTTGAAGCTCGGCAACGCCGAGCAGCTTCCTTTCCCGGACCATACCTTTGATATCGTCGCCTCTTTCGGCGTGCTTCATCAAACCGAGAGCACCGAAAACGCGGTCGCCGAGGTCAGACGGGTGCTCAAGCCCGGCGGCGAGGCGGCGATCACCCTCTATTACAAATATTCCTGGAAGATCCTGCTCACCCAACTGGGGCGGGTTAATTTCGAGTTCGCCCATGAGGATGCACCGATCACCCGGCTCTATGACAAAAAGCAGCTGCGCGAGCTCTTCAAGGAATTCAGCACGGTAGAGATTTTTCTCGATTATACCCGGGCCACACACTCCCCACGCAAGGGATTCCTGGCCTTTTGCTTCAACTACATCTTTGTTCCGCTCTACAATCTGCTGCCCGGCTGCATCCGCAACCGCTTCGGTCATGCGGCGGTCGTGCTCGCTAAAAAATAAGCAGGAGGGAGAGGAGGATGAGGGCTCTGGTCACCGGCGCCTCCGGATTCACCGGCGGCTATATGGTCGATCATCTTGTCGAACGGGGCTGTCAGGTGCGCGCGTTCGTTCGGCCGACGAGCAACACCGCGTTTCTCAAGGCCAAAGGGGTCGATATTTTCACCGGCGATCTGTTTTACAAGGCGGACCTGGCCCAGGCGATGCGCAACATCGACGTGGTTTATCACATTGCGGCGTTATATCGCGAGGCCAATCAGCCGGACCAGGCCTACTGGGATGTCAACGTCACCGGCACCGAGAATGTGATGGCCGCCGCGCTGGAGATGGGGGTGCGGCGGGTGCTGCACTGCAGCACCTGCGGGGTGCATGGTCACATCGAAAAACCGCCGGCCACCGAAACCGCACCGATCAAGCCCGGGGATATTTATCAGGAGACCAAGGCGGAGGGTGAAAAGGTGGCGATGTTCTACCACCGGGATAAGGGTCTCCCGGTCACCATTGTCCGGCCCGTGGGCATCTACGGCCCCGGCGACATGCGGATGCTCAAGATGTACCGGATGATCCATCAGGGTAAATTCATCATGTTCGGCGGCGGCAATGTGCTGTATCACCTCAGCTATGTCACCGATATCGTCGAGGGCTTCCGTCTTGCAGCCGAGACTCCGGCTGCGGCCGGCGAGATTTATATCATCGCCGGGGAGCGCTGGTTTACGCTCAATGATTTTGCCAAGATGGTCGCGGCGGCGCTCAAGGTCGCCCCGCCGCGGCTACATCCCCCGGTCTGGCCGGTCTATGCCGCCGGCTGGTTGTGCGAAAAGATCTGTATCCCCCTGCGCGTGCAGCCCCCGATCTTCCGCCGGCGCGTCGATATTTTCGTCAAGGATCGTGCCTTTGACATTAGCAAGGCGAAACGGGAGCTCGGCTTTCAGCCGAAGGTGGGGTTGGAGGAAGGCATTCACCGCACCGCGCAGTGGTACAAGGAAAACGGCTATCTGGATTGAACACTCTAATCAGCAGGCGCCATGAAAACGATCAATGTCATAGGAAATTTTTCCGGCCGCAATGCCGGGGATGCTGCCATCCTTGGTGGCGTTTTGGAGGATATTTCGCAGCGCTACCCGGAGGTCCTCTTCACCATTCCGACCATCAATCCCGGGTTTGTGCAGCGGCAATTCGCCGAATACAGGATTCAGCCGGTGCCTATGACCCCCTGGCACGGCTCGATGAAGATCCTCGGCTACCCGGTGCTGCGCGCCATGCGCGAAGCGGACCTGATTTTGGTGACCGACGCCATTCTCTTTGACCGCAAGCTCTATAATCCGCTTTTCAACTATCTCTGGACCCTGTCGCATTTTTTGCCGCGCGCTTGGCATAAGGGTGTGCCGATTGTGCTCTACAACTGCAGTCTTGGGCCGATCCGCACCAGTGCCGGCCATGTAGCGTTGCAGCGCATCCTCGACCACACCAGCGCCCTGATCCTGCGCGACCAGGAGTCGGTCGAGCTGCTCGAGCGCCAGGGATTTCAGCATCCGCGGGTGATAGAGGGGGCGGACTGCGCTCTGAACGCCAAGCCGGTCGATGAAGCGCGTCTGGAGGAGATTTGCCGCGATGCCGGCCTCTTCAGCAGTGGCCGGCCGGTGATCGGCTTCAACGTCAACAGTTATGTGGATGCCTTTGTGCGCCAGGGTGGCACCTTCGGCCGCGACAATCTGGTCGAGCTTTATGCGGCCACCGTGGACCGCGTGATCTCCGAGCTGGACGTGGATGTCCTTTTCGTAGAGACCCAGCACATGGACATGGGTATTGCCACCCAGGTGCTCGGGCGGATTCATCACCGTGACCGTGTCCGCATGATCTCCAACAAAGTCTACACCTACCGCGAAATCTGCGCTGTGCTGCAGCGCGTCCAGCTTTTCGCCGGGATGCGCACCCACAGTCTGATTCTCTCCTCGGCGATGGGAGTGCCGCCTGTGGGCATCGTCACCTACCCGAAGAATCGCGGTTACATGCGCACCATCGGCATGGAAGCCCATCTCGTCGATTTCAAGGAACTGGCGGTCGAGAGCTTTTTCGCCCGTATCCACGCGGCTTGGAGCGACCGGGAGCGGATCCGTGCGGTGATGCTGCCCCAGGTAGCCCGCGAGAAGGAGAAAGCGCGCCGCTCGGCCGAGGTGCTCAAAGAGTACCTGGGGTGAGGCGTCGCCCATGCATTCCGGCGGGGGCATGCT
Encoded proteins:
- the asnB gene encoding asparagine synthase (glutamine-hydrolyzing) produces the protein MCGICGIINRDRERAVAKADLQAMCDAIIHRGPDEEGQYLAGPAGLGMRRLAIIDLASGQQPIFNEERTAAIILNGEIYNHLDLRRELEGRGHRFHTQADTEAILHAWEEWGEACPSYLNGMFAFAIWDEKHQRLFIARDRIGKKPLYYYHDERRLVFASEIKAILTLPDIPRVIDPRALDAYLTFEYIPAPMSIFKGIHKLPQAHWLTLDDHGLRIQRYWRLQYQAVTRSEAEAAEAFRDLLRDATRIRLMSEVPLGAFLSGGLDSSAVVAMMSQTSSNGVKTYSIGFDNASYNELPWARQVARYFGTEHHEEILTPDAVGLTERIVHQLDEPLGDFSVFPTWMVSEMARRHVTVALSGDGGDELLGGYETYIAEQLARRYQRLPRWLRRGVIEPAVALLPPTEKKKGFFNKSRRFIEGCRLPADLQHVRWMIFLQEAEKGLLYHPALREQLSGRDPYGFIRLAFAESGAEAPLDQQEYVDIVTYLVDDIMVKVDRMSMAVSLETRAPFLDYRMVEFCATLPPNLRLNGKRSKYILKQAFRGILPEEILNRRKEGFSIPIKRWMKEELRPMMLDYLSPAALDRSGCFEPAYVQRLIREHLEGTENHSHRLWALLMFQMWYARYIRP
- a CDS encoding glycerol-3-phosphate dehydrogenase/oxidase, translating into MQRDLNQLVQSEFDLLIIGGGIHGATAAREAALAGLSVALIEAKDFAAGTSGNSLKIVHGGLRYLQHADLKRMRESIAERRTLLRIAPHLVHPLPCVMPTYGHAIKGPEVMRIALLMNDLLSADRNCGLDREHRLPMGRVLARDKLLELVPYVDRQRLNGGAVWYDATMYNSERLALAFVRSAVDNGAVVANHLAAEAFILAGGRVAGVRARDAMGGGTVEIRARQTLTCAGPWINDLFALLGEKRPPAQAFSTALNLVVKRRLSDQFAFGVNSRKEFKDADALVKKGSRLLFVVPWRAYTMIGTDHRPWHGTAGAYRVSEADITAFLKDANEAMPGAEIRREEVTFFYGGLLPMAGVDAVSGDVSITKHFRIYDHEREQGIPGLLSVLSVKYTTARGVAEAAVRAAGRKLGKRLENAQGRRRPVWGGDVGDFAGFLATQQAERPQGLTEGQLEQLARNYGTGLGEVLRTAAEMEAGLRPLAGQEKVLRAEVLHAVQREMALTLADVVLRRTELGSAEYPGDAAAGEAAAIMAAALGWDAARVARELATLKACYRPA
- a CDS encoding methyltransferase domain-containing protein, whose product is MSDAIGSYLWKGSDDKTIDEVRRYWTDNVNTTQFWTGDPRQIGSPEFYDTVGAFIRKNYEHRYRLIAREAAKYPGGKMLEIGCGAGWELIAWAQAGMQVTGLDLSSGALELAKGNFEHNHLQAELKLGNAEQLPFPDHTFDIVASFGVLHQTESTENAVAEVRRVLKPGGEAAITLYYKYSWKILLTQLGRVNFEFAHEDAPITRLYDKKQLRELFKEFSTVEIFLDYTRATHSPRKGFLAFCFNYIFVPLYNLLPGCIRNRFGHAAVVLAKK
- a CDS encoding NAD-dependent epimerase/dehydratase family protein, with protein sequence MRALVTGASGFTGGYMVDHLVERGCQVRAFVRPTSNTAFLKAKGVDIFTGDLFYKADLAQAMRNIDVVYHIAALYREANQPDQAYWDVNVTGTENVMAAALEMGVRRVLHCSTCGVHGHIEKPPATETAPIKPGDIYQETKAEGEKVAMFYHRDKGLPVTIVRPVGIYGPGDMRMLKMYRMIHQGKFIMFGGGNVLYHLSYVTDIVEGFRLAAETPAAAGEIYIIAGERWFTLNDFAKMVAAALKVAPPRLHPPVWPVYAAGWLCEKICIPLRVQPPIFRRRVDIFVKDRAFDISKAKRELGFQPKVGLEEGIHRTAQWYKENGYLD
- a CDS encoding polysaccharide pyruvyl transferase family protein; the encoded protein is MKTINVIGNFSGRNAGDAAILGGVLEDISQRYPEVLFTIPTINPGFVQRQFAEYRIQPVPMTPWHGSMKILGYPVLRAMREADLILVTDAILFDRKLYNPLFNYLWTLSHFLPRAWHKGVPIVLYNCSLGPIRTSAGHVALQRILDHTSALILRDQESVELLERQGFQHPRVIEGADCALNAKPVDEARLEEICRDAGLFSSGRPVIGFNVNSYVDAFVRQGGTFGRDNLVELYAATVDRVISELDVDVLFVETQHMDMGIATQVLGRIHHRDRVRMISNKVYTYREICAVLQRVQLFAGMRTHSLILSSAMGVPPVGIVTYPKNRGYMRTIGMEAHLVDFKELAVESFFARIHAAWSDRERIRAVMLPQVAREKEKARRSAEVLKEYLG